One stretch of Armigeres subalbatus isolate Guangzhou_Male chromosome 2, GZ_Asu_2, whole genome shotgun sequence DNA includes these proteins:
- the LOC134214281 gene encoding larval cuticle protein 65Ag1-like, with amino-acid sequence MKFIVAFAALIALALAAPADDKEAQVLKYDSNVAVDGYSFQYDTSNGIQHQETAELKTFGEDASALVVKGSYSYTAADGQTYTVNYVADENGFQPEAAHLPKA; translated from the coding sequence ATGAAATTCATCGTTGCTTTCGCTGCCCTGATTGCGCTGGCTCTGGCCGCCCCTGCCGACGATAAGGAAGCGCAGGTCTTGAAGTACGACAGCAATGTTGCCGTCGATGGATACAGTTTCCAGTATGACACCAGCAACGGCATCCAGCACCAGGAGACCGCTGAGCTGAAGACCTTCGGAGAAGATGCTTCTGCTTTGGTTGTTAAGGGAAGCTACTCGTACACTGCCGCTGATGGGCAGACCTACACCGTGAACTACGTTGCCGATGAGAATGGATTCCAGCCAGAAGCTGCCCATCTGCCAAAGGCTTAA